The following are encoded in a window of Salinigranum halophilum genomic DNA:
- a CDS encoding ester cyclase has translation MSHRTRTPEQLVSAYVDVWNERAYQHIPEVVSESFVLYDPAVPEEGIAGPRGEAHGPDAVARFIRGVIAGFPDFHVRVLDTLSRDDVVMYEAEVTMTHEGEFDGMSPTGRDARFRLMSTYLVGDDELEEHRVYFDRLDVFAQLGLTDGE, from the coding sequence ATGTCTCACCGAACGAGAACGCCGGAGCAGCTCGTGTCCGCGTACGTGGACGTGTGGAACGAACGGGCGTATCAGCACATCCCGGAGGTAGTGTCGGAGTCGTTCGTCCTGTACGACCCGGCGGTGCCCGAGGAGGGGATCGCCGGGCCGCGGGGCGAAGCGCACGGACCCGACGCCGTCGCGCGCTTCATCCGCGGCGTCATCGCCGGGTTCCCCGACTTTCACGTGCGAGTGCTCGACACCCTCTCTCGCGACGACGTCGTGATGTACGAGGCGGAGGTCACGATGACACACGAGGGGGAGTTCGACGGGATGTCCCCGACGGGACGGGACGCGAGGTTCCGGCTGATGTCCACGTACCTCGTCGGGGACGACGAACTCGAGGAACATCGGGTCTACTTCGACCGACTGGACGTCTTCGCGCAACTCGGCCTCACGGACGGCGAGTGA
- a CDS encoding DUF7522 family protein, translating to MSDDTPTDVELLPDEAQEHLATTCRTAAGDSVRSVIYFSRTDYEQVYLRGDLERDADLDTFVGSEWQDFNITQDAYQGSELGDYRYTIRVFENGFLVRVTTANHGVIITTDNVTLRDFEELATAVGHLFDEWNLD from the coding sequence ATGAGCGACGACACCCCGACGGACGTGGAACTGCTTCCGGACGAGGCACAGGAGCACCTCGCGACGACGTGTCGGACCGCCGCAGGCGACAGCGTTCGCTCTGTCATCTACTTCTCCCGCACCGACTACGAGCAGGTCTACTTGCGGGGTGATCTCGAGCGCGACGCCGACCTCGACACGTTCGTCGGCAGCGAGTGGCAGGACTTCAACATCACACAGGACGCCTACCAGGGCTCCGAACTCGGCGACTACCGCTACACGATTCGGGTGTTCGAGAACGGCTTCCTCGTGCGCGTCACGACGGCGAACCACGGCGTCATCATCACTACCGACAACGTCACGCTCCGCGACTTCGAGGAGCTGGCGACCGCCGTGGGTCACCTGTTCGACGAGTGGAACCTGGACTGA
- a CDS encoding AAA family ATPase gives MTDDAAVELTVRGAEKRDAGRGIARLPEDARKRLGVLSGDNVVVEGARTTVARVWPGRGSLPAGSIQIDADTRSNAGVKIGETVRVSAVDIDDADAITVVAPGRVTDEDALERHVKRGLRGRPVSEGDRVHLEHLSDAPFVVHATKPDGTVHVTDGTKVFIRMREGAGGGTAARTDDTDTSSRGGRSRSSDEQRTTTVSPPTPTAGAETGVTYEDIGGLDRELELVREMIELPLSEPEVFAYLGIDPPKGVLLHGPPGTGKTLIAKAVANEVDASFLTVSGPEIMSKYKGDSEENLRQKFQQARDEAPAIIFFDEIDSIASKRDDDSDVENRIVGQLLSLMDGLDARGEVVVIGATNRVDSLDPALRRGGRFDREIEIGVPNEAGRREVLEVHTRRMPLADDVDLDTLAGRTHGFVGADLESLSTEAAMVALRRREPGSALTDLRVTRADFERALSSVEPSAMREYVAEKPTEGFEAVGGLDEVKASLERAVSWPLRYGPLFEAADAAPPSGVLLHGPPGTGKTLLARAIAAESGVNFIHVAGPELLDRYVGESEKSVREVFERARQTAPAIVFFDEVDAIAAKRGDGDTEVTERVVSQLLTELDRAAENPSLVVLAATNRRDVLDPALLRPGRFEQHIHVPEPDEAARRAILAVHSREKPLADDVDLDALAARTEGFSGADLEALCREAAVRAVTEITDRYDGAAANEHADELSVTQAAFDAAFESVSSGVD, from the coding sequence ATGACCGACGACGCGGCGGTCGAACTGACCGTCCGCGGTGCGGAGAAACGCGACGCCGGCCGCGGCATCGCCCGCCTCCCCGAGGACGCCCGCAAGCGGCTTGGCGTCCTGAGCGGCGACAACGTCGTCGTCGAGGGTGCGCGGACCACCGTCGCGCGAGTGTGGCCCGGTCGCGGGTCGCTCCCGGCCGGCAGCATCCAGATCGACGCCGATACGCGTTCGAACGCCGGCGTGAAGATCGGCGAGACCGTTCGCGTCTCCGCCGTCGACATCGACGACGCCGACGCCATCACCGTCGTCGCACCCGGCCGCGTCACCGACGAGGACGCCCTGGAGCGGCACGTCAAGCGCGGACTGCGCGGGAGGCCGGTCAGCGAGGGCGACCGGGTCCACCTCGAACATCTGAGCGACGCCCCCTTCGTCGTGCACGCGACGAAACCCGACGGCACGGTCCACGTCACCGACGGGACGAAGGTGTTCATCCGGATGCGCGAGGGCGCTGGCGGCGGGACGGCGGCTCGCACCGACGACACTGACACGTCGAGCCGGGGTGGCCGCAGTCGCTCGTCCGACGAGCAACGGACGACGACGGTCAGCCCCCCGACCCCCACGGCGGGTGCGGAGACGGGCGTCACGTACGAGGACATCGGCGGGCTCGACCGCGAACTCGAACTCGTCCGGGAGATGATCGAACTCCCTCTCTCGGAGCCCGAGGTGTTCGCCTACCTCGGCATCGACCCGCCGAAGGGCGTGCTCTTACACGGACCGCCAGGCACGGGAAAGACCCTCATCGCGAAGGCCGTCGCCAACGAGGTCGACGCCTCCTTCCTCACCGTCTCGGGGCCGGAGATCATGTCGAAGTACAAGGGCGACTCCGAAGAGAACCTCCGACAGAAGTTCCAGCAGGCCCGTGACGAGGCGCCCGCCATCATCTTCTTCGACGAGATCGACTCCATCGCCTCGAAGCGCGACGACGACTCCGACGTCGAAAACAGGATCGTCGGCCAGCTCCTCTCGTTGATGGACGGGCTCGACGCCCGTGGCGAGGTGGTCGTCATCGGCGCCACCAACCGGGTCGATTCGCTCGACCCCGCGCTTCGGCGGGGCGGCCGGTTCGACCGCGAGATCGAGATCGGCGTCCCGAACGAGGCCGGCCGGCGCGAGGTCCTCGAGGTGCACACCCGACGGATGCCGCTCGCGGACGACGTCGACCTCGACACGCTCGCCGGGCGGACACACGGTTTCGTCGGCGCGGACCTCGAATCGCTCTCGACGGAGGCCGCGATGGTCGCGCTCCGCCGCCGCGAGCCGGGCAGCGCGCTCACCGACCTCCGGGTGACGCGCGCGGACTTCGAGCGGGCGCTCTCGAGCGTCGAACCCTCCGCGATGCGCGAGTACGTCGCGGAGAAGCCCACCGAGGGGTTCGAGGCGGTCGGCGGGCTCGACGAGGTGAAAGCGTCGCTGGAGCGCGCCGTCTCGTGGCCCTTGCGGTACGGACCACTGTTCGAGGCGGCCGACGCCGCCCCGCCCTCGGGCGTGTTGCTGCACGGTCCGCCGGGGACCGGGAAGACCCTCCTCGCGCGAGCCATCGCCGCCGAGTCGGGGGTGAACTTCATCCACGTCGCCGGCCCCGAACTCCTCGACAGATACGTCGGCGAGTCGGAGAAGTCCGTCCGCGAGGTGTTCGAGCGGGCCCGACAGACCGCCCCGGCCATCGTCTTCTTCGACGAGGTCGACGCCATCGCAGCCAAGCGAGGAGACGGCGACACCGAGGTCACAGAGCGCGTGGTCTCACAGCTCCTGACCGAACTCGACCGCGCCGCCGAGAACCCCTCGCTCGTCGTGTTGGCGGCCACGAATCGGCGGGACGTGCTCGACCCCGCCCTCTTGCGCCCCGGTCGGTTCGAACAGCACATCCACGTCCCCGAACCCGACGAGGCCGCCCGGCGGGCCATCCTCGCGGTCCACTCCCGTGAGAAGCCGCTCGCGGACGACGTCGACCTCGACGCGCTGGCCGCCCGGACCGAGGGGTTCTCCGGCGCGGACCTCGAAGCGCTCTGCCGCGAGGCGGCCGTCCGGGCGGTGACCGAGATAACCGACCGCTACGACGGAGCGGCGGCGAACGAGCACGCCGACGAACTCTCGGTCACGCAGGCGGCGTTCGACGCGGCGTTCGAGTCGGTGTCGTCCGGCGTCGACTGA